The Stenotrophomonas maltophilia genome includes a region encoding these proteins:
- a CDS encoding methyl-accepting chemotaxis protein, whose product MSVASSRPPDTARLPHLQQLAHRADRRLLIGSAVLALAGLALALRGPQVQAAALAAVAVLPAAWLGGAQAGRAIARNGLALLLSLQLAVLCAIISLSPALPIALLLGVLLGHRDRLPVWLAGGVGTLALLAPLQGGAALWPTLLQAGMLAGLTLFLGQVALRLRQQTEALGHGPRRLAALARDIATGADLGAHADTGAYAPGSLAHALADTARHVQAQRGREAASHAENAQIRQALDASRTAMMIADNDHVIRYVNRSVVALLRNQQATLRQAFPDFDAERLVGSSIHRFHANPDRIRAILNGLQVAHNGKVQIGPVHFAQVVTPVFDAQGVRLGFAVEWHDRTHELALENAVAGIVAAAAAGDLDQRLQATEGASFLDGLTGGINQLLDTLGSTVNEVRQMLSALANGDLDRRMHGEYHGAFAAIQRDANATAGQLARMVGRIQECAASISTAASEIAAGNGALSERSERQAAHLQETAASMEELTATVRQNAAHAREASALAASTQNAASDGNTAMQRVVDTMQAIEGASKRIGDITGVIDGIAFQTNILALNAAVEAARAGEQGRGFAVVASEVRVLAQRSAAAAQEIRKLIDEAGRQVGEGAQLVADAGQRMQGIVGGVEDVSHLMREISAASQEQSIGIEQINQTVVQMDQATQQNAALVEEATAAARELQNQAGTLTEAVSVFRQQEPLEVSRVA is encoded by the coding sequence ATGTCCGTTGCATCCTCCCGTCCCCCCGATACCGCCCGCCTGCCGCACCTGCAGCAGCTCGCGCACCGCGCTGACCGCCGCCTGCTGATCGGCAGCGCGGTACTGGCCTTGGCTGGCCTGGCGCTGGCCCTGCGCGGCCCGCAGGTGCAGGCCGCCGCGTTGGCGGCCGTCGCCGTGCTGCCAGCCGCGTGGTTGGGCGGGGCCCAGGCGGGCCGGGCCATCGCCCGCAACGGTCTGGCGTTGCTGTTGTCGCTGCAGCTGGCCGTGTTGTGCGCGATCATCAGCCTGTCGCCGGCATTGCCGATTGCCCTGCTGCTGGGCGTGCTGCTGGGCCATCGCGATCGCCTTCCGGTGTGGCTGGCCGGTGGCGTCGGTACGCTCGCCCTGCTGGCACCGCTACAGGGCGGTGCCGCGCTGTGGCCGACGCTGCTGCAGGCCGGCATGCTCGCGGGCCTGACCCTGTTCCTCGGCCAGGTCGCACTGCGCCTTCGGCAGCAGACCGAGGCCCTTGGCCACGGCCCGCGTCGGCTTGCCGCGCTCGCACGCGATATCGCCACCGGTGCCGATCTTGGCGCGCATGCCGATACCGGCGCCTATGCGCCGGGTTCACTGGCCCACGCCCTGGCCGACACTGCACGCCACGTGCAGGCCCAGCGTGGGCGCGAAGCCGCGTCACATGCCGAGAACGCGCAGATCCGCCAGGCCCTCGATGCCTCGCGCACCGCGATGATGATCGCCGACAACGACCATGTGATCCGCTACGTGAACCGCTCGGTGGTGGCACTGCTGCGCAACCAGCAGGCGACGTTGCGACAGGCCTTCCCCGATTTCGACGCCGAGCGCCTGGTCGGCAGCAGCATCCATCGTTTCCACGCCAACCCGGACCGCATCCGCGCGATCCTCAACGGCCTGCAGGTAGCGCACAACGGCAAGGTGCAGATCGGCCCGGTGCACTTCGCGCAGGTGGTCACACCGGTGTTCGACGCGCAGGGCGTGCGCCTGGGCTTCGCCGTGGAATGGCATGACCGCACGCATGAGCTCGCGCTGGAGAATGCCGTAGCCGGCATCGTCGCAGCGGCAGCGGCCGGTGACCTCGACCAGCGCCTGCAGGCCACTGAAGGCGCCAGCTTCCTCGATGGCCTGACCGGTGGCATCAACCAGCTGCTCGATACGCTCGGCAGCACCGTCAACGAAGTACGGCAGATGCTCTCGGCACTGGCCAACGGCGATCTGGATCGGCGCATGCACGGCGAGTATCACGGCGCCTTCGCTGCCATCCAGCGCGATGCCAATGCCACGGCCGGGCAGTTGGCACGCATGGTCGGCCGCATCCAGGAATGCGCGGCGTCGATCAGTACCGCCGCCAGCGAGATTGCCGCCGGCAACGGCGCGTTGTCCGAGCGCAGCGAGCGCCAGGCAGCGCACCTGCAGGAGACCGCAGCATCGATGGAGGAACTGACCGCCACCGTGCGCCAGAACGCCGCCCATGCGCGTGAGGCCAGTGCGTTGGCCGCCTCCACGCAGAACGCTGCCAGTGACGGCAACACGGCCATGCAGCGGGTGGTGGATACCATGCAGGCCATCGAAGGTGCCTCGAAGCGGATTGGCGACATCACCGGCGTCATCGACGGCATTGCCTTCCAGACCAATATCCTGGCGTTGAACGCAGCGGTGGAGGCGGCACGCGCCGGCGAGCAGGGCCGAGGCTTTGCCGTGGTGGCCAGCGAGGTGCGCGTGCTGGCGCAGCGTTCGGCGGCGGCCGCACAGGAGATCAGGAAGCTGATCGACGAAGCGGGCCGGCAGGTGGGCGAAGGTGCCCAGCTGGTGGCCGATGCCGGCCAGCGCATGCAGGGAATTGTCGGCGGCGTGGAGGATGTCAGCCACCTGATGCGCGAGATTTCCGCGGCGTCGCAGGAGCAGTCGATCGGTATCGAGCAGATCAACCAGACCGTGGTGCAGATGGATCAGGCCACGCAGCAGAATGCGGCGCTGGTGGAAGAAGCCACCGCTGCCGCACGCGAGCTGCAGAACCAGGCCGGCACATTGACCGAAGCAGTCTCGGTATTCCGCCAGCAGGAACCGCTCGAGGTCTCGCGGGTCGCCTGA